From Streptomyces sp. TLI_235, a single genomic window includes:
- a CDS encoding restriction endonuclease NaeI, translated as MYSVPGRTASRYPLPVDHGIVPEQQSLFPDASGHDSELEAVAKLILDEDPEGRRFAATVRRSIDMLLDGQHTGRFRWDQLYKTEKAHLGTLIEINLQREFEFADGDRMDYQIAGVDVDCKFSQARGAWMIPPEAHGELLLVVWANDNDSAWCAGLVRADPGMLNAGGNRDAKRTLSAAGRHAVRWLFYNAPLQDNMLLRLPPEDIAAVFKHKSGQRRVDELFIRAQGRRISRTVVATVAMQEDYMKRVRYNGGARSRLQKHGIVILGHYSNHGVVAGRLGLPVPLAGESVSARLARLRPHHGDAQWVELEGERWTLASPSDPEEFVPKLPEI; from the coding sequence ATGTATTCGGTGCCCGGGCGGACGGCTTCCCGTTACCCTCTCCCTGTGGATCACGGAATCGTCCCCGAGCAGCAGAGCCTCTTCCCGGACGCATCCGGGCACGACTCGGAGCTGGAAGCTGTTGCCAAGCTGATCTTGGACGAGGATCCCGAAGGCCGCCGCTTCGCGGCAACAGTGCGGCGGAGCATCGACATGCTGTTGGACGGGCAGCACACGGGGCGCTTCCGCTGGGACCAGCTCTACAAAACCGAGAAGGCCCACCTCGGCACCCTCATCGAGATCAACCTCCAGCGGGAGTTCGAGTTCGCCGACGGCGACAGAATGGACTACCAGATCGCCGGCGTCGACGTGGACTGCAAGTTCTCCCAGGCCCGCGGCGCCTGGATGATCCCGCCCGAGGCGCACGGTGAGCTCCTGCTGGTCGTCTGGGCGAACGACAACGACTCAGCCTGGTGCGCGGGGCTAGTCCGCGCGGACCCCGGCATGCTGAACGCCGGCGGCAACCGGGACGCCAAGCGGACTCTCAGCGCCGCAGGGCGGCACGCTGTCCGCTGGCTGTTCTACAACGCGCCGCTGCAGGACAACATGCTGCTCCGACTGCCGCCCGAGGACATTGCTGCCGTCTTCAAGCACAAGTCAGGCCAGCGGCGCGTCGACGAGCTGTTCATTCGCGCGCAGGGCCGGCGGATCAGTCGCACCGTCGTCGCGACGGTCGCGATGCAAGAGGACTACATGAAGCGGGTCCGCTACAACGGCGGCGCGCGCTCTCGGCTGCAGAAGCACGGGATCGTGATCCTCGGCCACTATTCGAACCACGGTGTCGTGGCGGGGAGGCTGGGCCTCCCCGTGCCACTGGCTGGGGAGTCGGTCAGTGCGCGGCTTGCCCGGCTGAGGCCGCACCATGGTGATGCGCAGTGGGTTGAGCTCGAAGGCGAGCGCTGGACGCTTGCCTCGCCGAGCGACCCGGAAGAATTCGTCCCGAAACTCCCGGAGATATGA
- a CDS encoding T/G mismatch-specific endonuclease, translated as MLGNRSRDTSPELALRSLVHAAGLRYRVASKPLPKMRRTADMVFRPVRVAVFIDGCFWHGCPEHFVPPKTNPAYWESKIGGNVTRDRDTDKRLADEGWLVLRFWEHQPPAECAEAVVAAVAARRKELAERKRQRAEDRQGRPHTEPPAG; from the coding sequence ATGCTCGGGAACCGGAGCCGGGACACGTCGCCCGAGCTGGCGCTGCGCTCGCTTGTACACGCAGCCGGGCTGCGCTACCGGGTTGCTTCGAAACCGCTCCCGAAGATGCGGCGCACGGCCGACATGGTGTTCCGGCCGGTTCGCGTCGCTGTCTTCATCGACGGGTGCTTCTGGCACGGCTGCCCAGAGCACTTCGTTCCCCCGAAGACCAATCCCGCGTACTGGGAGTCGAAGATCGGCGGGAACGTCACCCGAGACCGGGATACCGACAAGCGCCTGGCCGACGAGGGATGGCTGGTGCTGCGGTTCTGGGAGCACCAGCCGCCCGCGGAGTGCGCGGAGGCGGTGGTAGCCGCCGTCGCAGCGCGGCGGAAGGAGCTCGCCGAACGGAAGCGGCAGCGGGCGGAGGACAGGCAGGGCCGCCCGCATACAGAACCGCCCGCGGGCTGA
- a CDS encoding DNA (cytosine-5)-methyltransferase 1: MSALEVVEICAGAGGQAYGLEKAGFEHRLAVELDPNACDTLRLNRPEWKVAEGDVADESVWNPDDYRGVSLLAGGVPCPPFTIAGKQLGATDERDLFAWAVQLAGRIKPKALMLENVRGLSASRFSAYRQHVLDTLRDFGYVGEWRLLQASDFGVPQLRPRFVLVALQDEYAEYFHWPEPLSGPAPTVGERLKDLMAANGWEGADEWAANANGIAPTVVGGSKKHGGADLGPSRAKAAWEAMGVDAWGIANEAPKPGFEPAVSKKGERRGGPKLTSRMAARIQGFSDEWEFAGGKTTGYRQIGNAFPPPVAEAVGLSIARALKKEAPRRERVETTHDPVYRLLRGRTQALSAEQIIAHLEKDGVVMEVHDVERHLTHLGRDFNIETVDRQQGTRSYLLRGFKAFIGQDGHERHELFKANKAKIS, encoded by the coding sequence ATGTCTGCCCTTGAGGTTGTCGAGATCTGCGCTGGAGCGGGCGGACAGGCTTACGGCCTCGAAAAGGCCGGCTTCGAGCACCGGCTCGCCGTCGAGCTCGACCCGAACGCCTGCGACACCCTCCGGCTGAACCGCCCGGAGTGGAAGGTCGCGGAGGGCGACGTCGCGGATGAGTCGGTCTGGAATCCGGACGATTACCGCGGTGTCTCCCTGCTCGCAGGTGGTGTTCCCTGCCCGCCGTTCACCATTGCGGGAAAGCAGCTCGGCGCGACTGATGAGCGCGACCTGTTCGCCTGGGCAGTCCAGCTGGCAGGCCGCATCAAGCCCAAAGCGCTAATGCTCGAGAACGTGCGCGGTCTCAGCGCCAGCCGCTTCTCCGCTTACCGGCAGCACGTCCTGGACACCCTGCGAGACTTCGGATACGTGGGCGAGTGGCGTCTCCTCCAGGCTTCCGACTTCGGGGTTCCGCAGCTTCGGCCGCGGTTCGTCCTGGTCGCCCTCCAGGACGAGTACGCCGAGTACTTCCACTGGCCCGAGCCCCTGTCCGGGCCGGCGCCCACGGTTGGTGAAAGGCTGAAGGACCTCATGGCAGCCAACGGCTGGGAAGGCGCCGATGAATGGGCCGCCAATGCCAACGGCATCGCCCCCACCGTCGTCGGCGGATCGAAGAAGCACGGCGGGGCCGACCTCGGCCCTTCCCGGGCCAAGGCGGCATGGGAGGCCATGGGTGTCGACGCCTGGGGTATCGCGAACGAGGCGCCGAAGCCGGGCTTTGAACCGGCGGTGAGCAAGAAGGGCGAGCGCAGGGGCGGCCCGAAACTCACCAGCCGGATGGCGGCGCGGATCCAGGGCTTCAGCGACGAGTGGGAGTTCGCGGGAGGCAAGACCACCGGCTACCGGCAGATCGGCAATGCCTTCCCGCCGCCGGTCGCTGAAGCAGTCGGCCTCTCCATTGCGCGGGCACTGAAGAAGGAGGCCCCTCGCCGCGAGCGGGTCGAGACCACCCACGACCCGGTCTACCGGCTGCTCCGCGGCAGGACACAGGCCCTCTCTGCTGAGCAGATCATTGCCCATCTGGAGAAGGATGGGGTGGTGATGGAGGTGCATGACGTCGAGCGCCACCTCACCCACCTCGGCCGGGACTTCAACATCGAGACCGTCGACCGCCAGCAGGGCACCCGGAGCTACCTGCTGCGTGGCTTCAAGGCTTTCATCGGCCAGGACGGCCACGAGAGGCACGAGCTGTTCAAGGCCAACAAGGCCAAGATCAGCTGA